The Megachile rotundata isolate GNS110a chromosome 8, iyMegRotu1, whole genome shotgun sequence genome has a segment encoding these proteins:
- the LOC100881804 gene encoding uncharacterized protein LOC100881804 isoform X3 — translation MSAGTQGEIRVGPSHQARLPEYRPGIPPGELLPDPEFSKEREELRWIPAMALDGDLLMYLRAARSMAAFAGMCDGGSPDDGCVAASRDDTTINALDILHDSGYDPGRALQALVKCPVPKGIDKKWSEEETKRFVKGLRQFGKNFSRIRKDLLPHKDTPELVEFYYLWKKTPGANNNRPHRRRRQGSLRRIRNTRNSRAGTPKEEIPTPPKDTPAASVNQKEPISEPETVPVGTPASNNPGGEISSVTEDDNSEEDSDSRDTNTNGATHSCQHCFSTNSKDYQVAGKDRLLLCTECRTHLKKTGELPPAPPYLFRPVPAESPDSPGRMRTRNKAKETPRPARPRRTGGTDTPDQEKQQQQQQQQQQQQQQQQQQQQQQQQQQQTPDKSKKKSSSKPETPKKGQKRPPADEVDEDKESQKRKRPGEQRPESPSESLTTDSNSLMDEPEREGEGDTNENQPTPVTVPTEEPVSPAVTTPEEPSEPTPVSTPVPAPIQTLPISVPVIHALEKKPLLEEPLETKDQIEDVPLAMNQPLKLEPMPIEPAMSPSNEDMKEPEQQLNLTTSQSLNMNEMNQNMPRNLSQTIQNSGICTASAGSQSVQNSQIMSPTHQGLPLNMQYASNVPPVQNVPQNLSQSMQMPTSIPQSMSNTQNMGPTQNLRGHGENLSSAQNMPQSIPGPPLNLNISQSIPTNIAQMPQMPSSPQPLGLTVMSSENRMSERISDDRLSTERIRDGRIPDRIPDRIPERLSERAENNEPERNEPNNLFQPIQPSGMLSMEKPSSMYNLAGTPPMEPQNLKIKQEIIPPEPDPLQSLKEVKVPGFQSGFPGPSLENIKKDPDSSSKPPTPSKHSMPSSQPVPQMQSVTASPTPSLPPPPTSIPQPVMHPAQQPSPHMAHPFHPHHPLMHHSLFTAMHPYHPHAYPGYAPVGGYPSFPPYPYGPVPHAIPPPSPQRSQEGTTMMTAHHSSTSSSVTTREEGENLIATHHHSSTMHQATALHHDKLLTISSHSSHSHSSSHSSHNAQRKPSLVSAACLTSSSSSHHHHRPPQAQPSVVQEPKIEPELVEQEQEEPASPRGPSPEPRIEDSECHRSQSAIFLRHWNRGENNSCTRTDLMFKPVPDSKLARKREERSRKQAEREREERDRAAAQQARKMTTPEKQPEACKPPSRGPLEPVVSPYDRYAARPGSYADTPALRQLSEYARPHAAFSPARHPAPPDPMLHYMYSPAARERLELEHLEREKREREIRELRERELNDRLKEELLKGTPRPMPAPVDPHWLEIHRRYAAAGLAPGPSGPPQALHQFSLYGAPPGPSQLERERLERLGIPTAAGGGPAGAGAGHPVAAHHHGQLDERLALAADPMVRLQMAGISPEYHAHTHAHTHAHTHLHLHPGQQQAQQQAQQQQEAAAAAAGFPLPAAAGANYPRPGLMPRDPALALHPAELLGRPYADMAAHHEQLQRHLMMERDRFPPHASLVAHHEEYLRVFFRQQRERELKVRALEEAARGSRP, via the exons ATGTCTGCCGGCACCCAGGGCGAGATTCGGGTTGGCCCTTCGCACCAG GCCCGTTTGCCTGAGTATCGGCCGGGTATACCTCCTGGAGAGCTGCTTCCTGATCCAGAGTTTTCTAAAGAACGAGAAGAGCTAAGATGGATTCCAGCTATGGCATTGGACGGGGATCTTCTGATGTACTTAAGAGCAGCACGATCTATGGCTGCATTTGCTGGCATGTGTGATGGAGGATCCCCGGATGACGGTTGTGTGGCTGCTTCCCGTGACGATACAACCATCAATGCTCTGGACATCTTGCACGACTCTGGCTATGATCCAGGAAGAGCACTGCAGGCGCTGGTTAAATGTCCCGTACCTAAAGGCATCGATAAGAAATGGTCCGAAGAGGAAACT AAACGCTTCGTCAAAGGACTTCGACAATTTGGAAAGAATTTTTCGAGGATCAGAAAGGATCTTTTGCCGCATAAAGACACG CCGGAGTTGGTCGAATTCTACTATTTATGGAAGAAGACGCCAGGGGCGAATAATAATCGACCTCATCGAAGACGACGTCAGGGTTCCCTTAGAAGAATTCGCAATACGCGCAACTCCCGAGCCGGTACTCCCAAAGAAGAGATTCCAACTCCGCCGAAAGATACTCCGGCAGCTAGCGTTAATCAAAAGGAACCTATTTCGGAGCCCGAAACTGTACCTGTTGGAACACCCGCTAGCAATAATCCTGGCGGGGAAATTAGTTCTGTGACAGAGGACGATAATTCGGAAGAGGATAGTGATTCGAGGGATACGAACACTAACGGAGCAACGCATTCGTGTCAGCACTGTTTCTCGACGAATTCGAAGGATTATCAGGTAGCCGGCAAGGATAGGTTATTGCTTTGTACGGAATGCAGAACACATTTGAAGAAGACCGGGGAACTGCCGCCTGCTCCTCCGTATCTGTTCCGCCCTGTGCCTGCGGAATCACCAGATAGCCCAGGGAGAATGCGTACACGAAACAAGGCTAAGGAGACGCCTAGACCCGCGAGACCCCGACGTACAGGTGGAACGGATACCCCCGATCAAGagaagcaacagcagcagcagcagcagcagcaacaacaacaacaacaacaacaacagcagcagcagcagcagcaacaacaacaacaaacgCCGGATAAAAGCAAGAAAAAATCTTCCAGTAAGCCAGAAACACCGAAGAAAGGTCAAAAGCGGCCGCCAGCCGACGAGGTAGACGAGGATAAAGAGTCTCAGAAACGAAAACGTCCTGGCGAACAACGTCCTGAGAGCCCTTCGGAGTCGCTCACAACCGACAGCAACTCTCTGATGGACGAACCTGAGAGAGAAGGAGAAGGCGATACGAACGAGAATCAACCCACTCCAGTTACAGTGCCAACCGAGGAGCCAGTGAGTCCGGCCGTAACCACGCCGGAAGAGCCTTCCGAACCAACGCCTGTTTCAACCCCCGTGCCAGCACCGATACAAACTTTACCCATATCTGTTCCTGTTATTCACGCGTTGGAAAAGAAACCGTTGTTGGAGGAACCGTTGGAAACGAAGGATCAAATAGAAGATGTACCTTTAGCCATGAATCAACCTCTGAAGTTGGAACCTATGCCGATAGAACCAGCCATGTCCCCCTCGAACGAAGATATGAAAGAACCCGAACAGCAATTGAACTTGACTACGTCGCAGTCGTTGAACATGAACGAGATGAATCAGAATATGCCACGTAATTTGTCGCAGACGATTCAGAATAGCGGTATTTGTACAGCTTCCGCTGGTTCGCAAAGTGTACAGAATTCGCAGATCATGTCTCCCACGCACCAAGGATTGCCGCTTAATATGCAATACGCATCGAACGTTCCTCCCGTACAAAACGTGCCGCAGAACTTGTCGCAGAGCATGCAAATGCCGACGAGCATACCGCAGAGTATGTCGAATACGCAAAATATGGGACCAACGCAGAACCTTCGAGGTCACGGTGAAAATTTGTCGAGCGCGCAGAATATGCCCCAAAGCATACCGGGACCACCGTTAAATCTGAATATTTCGCAAAGCATACCGACAAACATCGCTCAAATGCCTCAGATGCCGAGTTCACCGCAACCTCTTGGTTTGACCGTGATGTCTTCCGAGAATAGGATGTCCGAACGAATTTCGGACGACAGATTATCGACGGAACGGATAAGAGACGGTAGGATACCGGACAGAATACCGGACAGGATACCCGAAAGACTTTCGGAACGCGCAGAAAATAACGAGCCGGAGAGGAACGAGCCAAACAATCTCTTTCAACCGATTCAACCGAGCGGAATGTTATCGATGGAGAAACCATCCTCCATGTACAATTTGGCTGGCACGCCCCCGATGGAGCCACAGAATTTGAAGATCAAGCAGGAAATCATTCCGCCCGAACCGGATCCGCTTCAGAGCCTGAAAGAGGTGAAAGTTCCTGGTTTCCAGTCCGGCTTCCCTGGTCCGAGTTTAGAGAACATTAAGAAGGATCCGGATAGTTCGAGCAAGCCACCGACACCTAGCAAACACTCGATGCCGAGTAGCCAGCCAGTTCCTCAGATGCAATCGGTGACCGCGTCCCCAACGCCGTCTCTTCCACCTCCGCCTACGTCTATTCCTCAACCCGTGATGCATCCGGCACAACAACCGAGTCCGCACATGGCCCATCCGTTCCATCCTCATCATCCGTTAATGCATCATTCGTTGTTCACTGCCATGCATCCGTATCATCCGCACGCTTATCCAGGATACGCTCCGGTCGGGGGATATCCTTCGTTTCCGCCGTATCCTTACGGCCCGGTACCTCACGCTATTCCTCCGCCGTCCCCGCAAAGGAGTCAAGAAGGTACAACTATGATGACGGCGCATCATTCGAGTACAAGCTCGAGCGTGACGAccagagaagaaggagaaaatcTGATCGCCACGCATCATCACTCTTCCACGATGCATCAAGCGACGGCGTTGCACCACGATAAATTATTAACGATCTCGTCGCATAGTTCCCATAGTCATTCGTCGTCGCATAGTTCTCACAACGCTCAACGCAAGCCATCGTTGGTGTCCGCTGCTTGTTTGACGTCCAGTAGTTCGTCGCATCATCATCATAGACCACCTCAGGCGCAACCGTCGGTCGTTCAGGAGCCGAAGATAGAGCCCGAGTTGGTGGAGCAGGAGCAAGAGGAGCCGGCGAGTCCACGAGGTCCGTCCCCGGAACCGAGAATCGAAGACTCGGAATGTCATAGGTCGCAGTCTGCTATTTTCCTGCGACATTGGAATCGGGGTGAAAATAATTCTTGCACCAGGACAGATTTGATGTTCAAGCCTGTTCCGGATTCGAAGCTGGCGCGAAAACGAGAGGAAAGATCGAGGAAACAAGCGGAAAGAGAAAGGGAGGAACGCGACAGAGCGGCGGCGCAGCAAGCCAGGAAAATGACGACTCCGGAGAAGCAACCGGAAGCTTGTAAGCCACCGAGCCGGGGACCGCTCGAACCAGTGGTGTCTCCGTACGATAGGTACGCGGCGAGGCCAGGGTCGTATGCCGACACGCCTGCCTTGAGACAATTGTCCGAATACGCTCGGCCGCACGCGGCGTTCTCGCCCGCTAGGCATCCGGCACCGCCGGATCCGATGCTGCACTATATGTACAGCCCTGCGGCGCGCGAACGTCTGGAACTGGAACATCTGGAACGCGAGAAAAGAGAACGGGAAATCCGAGAGCTGCGAGAAAGAGAATTGAACGATCGATTGAAGGAAGAACTGTTGAAAGGAACACCTAGACCGATGCCGGCACCGGTGGATCCTCATTGGCTGGAGATACATCGGCGTTACGCGGCTGCGGGACTCGCGCCAGGACCCTCGGGACCGCCTCAAGCTTTGCATCAATTTAGTCTTTACGGAGCTCCACCTGGTCCGAGTCAGTTGGAAAGGGAACGTTTAGAAAGACTAG GGATACCGACTGCAGCCGGCGGGGGGCCAGCGGGTGCAGGGGCTGGCCATCCCGTGGCGGCTCATCACCACGGCCAGCTGGACGAGCGACTGGCTCTAGCTGCTGACCCGATGGTCCGGTTGCAGATGGCTGGCATTTCGCCCGAATATCATGCTCACACTCATGCGCATACGCATGCGCATACGCACTTACACTTACATCCGGGACAGCAGCAGGCCCAGCAACAGGCTCAGCAACAGCAGGAAGCGGCTGCGGCTGCAGCTGGATTCCCCCTGCCTG CGGCAGCCGGTGCAAATTATCCGCGACCTGGCTTGATGCCACGTGATCCAGCGCTGGCTCTTCATCCCGCCGAACTTCTCGGAAGACCGTACGCTGACATGGCGGCTCATCACGAGCAATTACAACGTCATCTAATGATGGAACGCGACCGATTTCCTCCTCACGCATCGCTCGTAGCACACCACGAGGAGTATCTAAG GGTGTTTTTTAGACAACAGCGCGAGCGTGAGCTTAAAGTTCGCGCACTGGAAGAAGCTGCACGTGGATCACGCCCTTAA
- the LOC100881804 gene encoding uncharacterized protein LOC100881804 isoform X1 has protein sequence MSAGTQGEIRVGPSHQELVSCQARLPEYRPGIPPGELLPDPEFSKEREELRWIPAMALDGDLLMYLRAARSMAAFAGMCDGGSPDDGCVAASRDDTTINALDILHDSGYDPGRALQALVKCPVPKGIDKKWSEEETKRFVKGLRQFGKNFSRIRKDLLPHKDTPELVEFYYLWKKTPGANNNRPHRRRRQGSLRRIRNTRNSRAGTPKEEIPTPPKDTPAASVNQKEPISEPETVPVGTPASNNPGGEISSVTEDDNSEEDSDSRDTNTNGATHSCQHCFSTNSKDYQVAGKDRLLLCTECRTHLKKTGELPPAPPYLFRPVPAESPDSPGRMRTRNKAKETPRPARPRRTGGTDTPDQEKQQQQQQQQQQQQQQQQQQQQQQQQQQQTPDKSKKKSSSKPETPKKGQKRPPADEVDEDKESQKRKRPGEQRPESPSESLTTDSNSLMDEPEREGEGDTNENQPTPVTVPTEEPVSPAVTTPEEPSEPTPVSTPVPAPIQTLPISVPVIHALEKKPLLEEPLETKDQIEDVPLAMNQPLKLEPMPIEPAMSPSNEDMKEPEQQLNLTTSQSLNMNEMNQNMPRNLSQTIQNSGICTASAGSQSVQNSQIMSPTHQGLPLNMQYASNVPPVQNVPQNLSQSMQMPTSIPQSMSNTQNMGPTQNLRGHGENLSSAQNMPQSIPGPPLNLNISQSIPTNIAQMPQMPSSPQPLGLTVMSSENRMSERISDDRLSTERIRDGRIPDRIPDRIPERLSERAENNEPERNEPNNLFQPIQPSGMLSMEKPSSMYNLAGTPPMEPQNLKIKQEIIPPEPDPLQSLKEVKVPGFQSGFPGPSLENIKKDPDSSSKPPTPSKHSMPSSQPVPQMQSVTASPTPSLPPPPTSIPQPVMHPAQQPSPHMAHPFHPHHPLMHHSLFTAMHPYHPHAYPGYAPVGGYPSFPPYPYGPVPHAIPPPSPQRSQEGTTMMTAHHSSTSSSVTTREEGENLIATHHHSSTMHQATALHHDKLLTISSHSSHSHSSSHSSHNAQRKPSLVSAACLTSSSSSHHHHRPPQAQPSVVQEPKIEPELVEQEQEEPASPRGPSPEPRIEDSECHRSQSAIFLRHWNRGENNSCTRTDLMFKPVPDSKLARKREERSRKQAEREREERDRAAAQQARKMTTPEKQPEACKPPSRGPLEPVVSPYDRYAARPGSYADTPALRQLSEYARPHAAFSPARHPAPPDPMLHYMYSPAARERLELEHLEREKREREIRELRERELNDRLKEELLKGTPRPMPAPVDPHWLEIHRRYAAAGLAPGPSGPPQALHQFSLYGAPPGPSQLERERLERLGIPTAAGGGPAGAGAGHPVAAHHHGQLDERLALAADPMVRLQMAGISPEYHAHTHAHTHAHTHLHLHPGQQQAQQQAQQQQEAAAAAAGFPLPAAAGANYPRPGLMPRDPALALHPAELLGRPYADMAAHHEQLQRHLMMERDRFPPHASLVAHHEEYLRVFFRQQRERELKVRALEEAARGSRP, from the exons ATGTCTGCCGGCACCCAGGGCGAGATTCGGGTTGGCCCTTCGCACCAG GAATTGGTTTCTTGTCAGGCCCGTTTGCCTGAGTATCGGCCGGGTATACCTCCTGGAGAGCTGCTTCCTGATCCAGAGTTTTCTAAAGAACGAGAAGAGCTAAGATGGATTCCAGCTATGGCATTGGACGGGGATCTTCTGATGTACTTAAGAGCAGCACGATCTATGGCTGCATTTGCTGGCATGTGTGATGGAGGATCCCCGGATGACGGTTGTGTGGCTGCTTCCCGTGACGATACAACCATCAATGCTCTGGACATCTTGCACGACTCTGGCTATGATCCAGGAAGAGCACTGCAGGCGCTGGTTAAATGTCCCGTACCTAAAGGCATCGATAAGAAATGGTCCGAAGAGGAAACT AAACGCTTCGTCAAAGGACTTCGACAATTTGGAAAGAATTTTTCGAGGATCAGAAAGGATCTTTTGCCGCATAAAGACACG CCGGAGTTGGTCGAATTCTACTATTTATGGAAGAAGACGCCAGGGGCGAATAATAATCGACCTCATCGAAGACGACGTCAGGGTTCCCTTAGAAGAATTCGCAATACGCGCAACTCCCGAGCCGGTACTCCCAAAGAAGAGATTCCAACTCCGCCGAAAGATACTCCGGCAGCTAGCGTTAATCAAAAGGAACCTATTTCGGAGCCCGAAACTGTACCTGTTGGAACACCCGCTAGCAATAATCCTGGCGGGGAAATTAGTTCTGTGACAGAGGACGATAATTCGGAAGAGGATAGTGATTCGAGGGATACGAACACTAACGGAGCAACGCATTCGTGTCAGCACTGTTTCTCGACGAATTCGAAGGATTATCAGGTAGCCGGCAAGGATAGGTTATTGCTTTGTACGGAATGCAGAACACATTTGAAGAAGACCGGGGAACTGCCGCCTGCTCCTCCGTATCTGTTCCGCCCTGTGCCTGCGGAATCACCAGATAGCCCAGGGAGAATGCGTACACGAAACAAGGCTAAGGAGACGCCTAGACCCGCGAGACCCCGACGTACAGGTGGAACGGATACCCCCGATCAAGagaagcaacagcagcagcagcagcagcagcaacaacaacaacaacaacaacaacagcagcagcagcagcagcaacaacaacaacaaacgCCGGATAAAAGCAAGAAAAAATCTTCCAGTAAGCCAGAAACACCGAAGAAAGGTCAAAAGCGGCCGCCAGCCGACGAGGTAGACGAGGATAAAGAGTCTCAGAAACGAAAACGTCCTGGCGAACAACGTCCTGAGAGCCCTTCGGAGTCGCTCACAACCGACAGCAACTCTCTGATGGACGAACCTGAGAGAGAAGGAGAAGGCGATACGAACGAGAATCAACCCACTCCAGTTACAGTGCCAACCGAGGAGCCAGTGAGTCCGGCCGTAACCACGCCGGAAGAGCCTTCCGAACCAACGCCTGTTTCAACCCCCGTGCCAGCACCGATACAAACTTTACCCATATCTGTTCCTGTTATTCACGCGTTGGAAAAGAAACCGTTGTTGGAGGAACCGTTGGAAACGAAGGATCAAATAGAAGATGTACCTTTAGCCATGAATCAACCTCTGAAGTTGGAACCTATGCCGATAGAACCAGCCATGTCCCCCTCGAACGAAGATATGAAAGAACCCGAACAGCAATTGAACTTGACTACGTCGCAGTCGTTGAACATGAACGAGATGAATCAGAATATGCCACGTAATTTGTCGCAGACGATTCAGAATAGCGGTATTTGTACAGCTTCCGCTGGTTCGCAAAGTGTACAGAATTCGCAGATCATGTCTCCCACGCACCAAGGATTGCCGCTTAATATGCAATACGCATCGAACGTTCCTCCCGTACAAAACGTGCCGCAGAACTTGTCGCAGAGCATGCAAATGCCGACGAGCATACCGCAGAGTATGTCGAATACGCAAAATATGGGACCAACGCAGAACCTTCGAGGTCACGGTGAAAATTTGTCGAGCGCGCAGAATATGCCCCAAAGCATACCGGGACCACCGTTAAATCTGAATATTTCGCAAAGCATACCGACAAACATCGCTCAAATGCCTCAGATGCCGAGTTCACCGCAACCTCTTGGTTTGACCGTGATGTCTTCCGAGAATAGGATGTCCGAACGAATTTCGGACGACAGATTATCGACGGAACGGATAAGAGACGGTAGGATACCGGACAGAATACCGGACAGGATACCCGAAAGACTTTCGGAACGCGCAGAAAATAACGAGCCGGAGAGGAACGAGCCAAACAATCTCTTTCAACCGATTCAACCGAGCGGAATGTTATCGATGGAGAAACCATCCTCCATGTACAATTTGGCTGGCACGCCCCCGATGGAGCCACAGAATTTGAAGATCAAGCAGGAAATCATTCCGCCCGAACCGGATCCGCTTCAGAGCCTGAAAGAGGTGAAAGTTCCTGGTTTCCAGTCCGGCTTCCCTGGTCCGAGTTTAGAGAACATTAAGAAGGATCCGGATAGTTCGAGCAAGCCACCGACACCTAGCAAACACTCGATGCCGAGTAGCCAGCCAGTTCCTCAGATGCAATCGGTGACCGCGTCCCCAACGCCGTCTCTTCCACCTCCGCCTACGTCTATTCCTCAACCCGTGATGCATCCGGCACAACAACCGAGTCCGCACATGGCCCATCCGTTCCATCCTCATCATCCGTTAATGCATCATTCGTTGTTCACTGCCATGCATCCGTATCATCCGCACGCTTATCCAGGATACGCTCCGGTCGGGGGATATCCTTCGTTTCCGCCGTATCCTTACGGCCCGGTACCTCACGCTATTCCTCCGCCGTCCCCGCAAAGGAGTCAAGAAGGTACAACTATGATGACGGCGCATCATTCGAGTACAAGCTCGAGCGTGACGAccagagaagaaggagaaaatcTGATCGCCACGCATCATCACTCTTCCACGATGCATCAAGCGACGGCGTTGCACCACGATAAATTATTAACGATCTCGTCGCATAGTTCCCATAGTCATTCGTCGTCGCATAGTTCTCACAACGCTCAACGCAAGCCATCGTTGGTGTCCGCTGCTTGTTTGACGTCCAGTAGTTCGTCGCATCATCATCATAGACCACCTCAGGCGCAACCGTCGGTCGTTCAGGAGCCGAAGATAGAGCCCGAGTTGGTGGAGCAGGAGCAAGAGGAGCCGGCGAGTCCACGAGGTCCGTCCCCGGAACCGAGAATCGAAGACTCGGAATGTCATAGGTCGCAGTCTGCTATTTTCCTGCGACATTGGAATCGGGGTGAAAATAATTCTTGCACCAGGACAGATTTGATGTTCAAGCCTGTTCCGGATTCGAAGCTGGCGCGAAAACGAGAGGAAAGATCGAGGAAACAAGCGGAAAGAGAAAGGGAGGAACGCGACAGAGCGGCGGCGCAGCAAGCCAGGAAAATGACGACTCCGGAGAAGCAACCGGAAGCTTGTAAGCCACCGAGCCGGGGACCGCTCGAACCAGTGGTGTCTCCGTACGATAGGTACGCGGCGAGGCCAGGGTCGTATGCCGACACGCCTGCCTTGAGACAATTGTCCGAATACGCTCGGCCGCACGCGGCGTTCTCGCCCGCTAGGCATCCGGCACCGCCGGATCCGATGCTGCACTATATGTACAGCCCTGCGGCGCGCGAACGTCTGGAACTGGAACATCTGGAACGCGAGAAAAGAGAACGGGAAATCCGAGAGCTGCGAGAAAGAGAATTGAACGATCGATTGAAGGAAGAACTGTTGAAAGGAACACCTAGACCGATGCCGGCACCGGTGGATCCTCATTGGCTGGAGATACATCGGCGTTACGCGGCTGCGGGACTCGCGCCAGGACCCTCGGGACCGCCTCAAGCTTTGCATCAATTTAGTCTTTACGGAGCTCCACCTGGTCCGAGTCAGTTGGAAAGGGAACGTTTAGAAAGACTAG GGATACCGACTGCAGCCGGCGGGGGGCCAGCGGGTGCAGGGGCTGGCCATCCCGTGGCGGCTCATCACCACGGCCAGCTGGACGAGCGACTGGCTCTAGCTGCTGACCCGATGGTCCGGTTGCAGATGGCTGGCATTTCGCCCGAATATCATGCTCACACTCATGCGCATACGCATGCGCATACGCACTTACACTTACATCCGGGACAGCAGCAGGCCCAGCAACAGGCTCAGCAACAGCAGGAAGCGGCTGCGGCTGCAGCTGGATTCCCCCTGCCTG CGGCAGCCGGTGCAAATTATCCGCGACCTGGCTTGATGCCACGTGATCCAGCGCTGGCTCTTCATCCCGCCGAACTTCTCGGAAGACCGTACGCTGACATGGCGGCTCATCACGAGCAATTACAACGTCATCTAATGATGGAACGCGACCGATTTCCTCCTCACGCATCGCTCGTAGCACACCACGAGGAGTATCTAAG GGTGTTTTTTAGACAACAGCGCGAGCGTGAGCTTAAAGTTCGCGCACTGGAAGAAGCTGCACGTGGATCACGCCCTTAA